One window from the genome of Streptomyces sp. NBC_00287 encodes:
- a CDS encoding glycoside hydrolase family 6 protein — protein MYGSRGARRGASAMVLGAALLIAGCSSDDGGDEPENAAGITQQPKEVDPFWVNPEGNAAQQVADYEKAGKDTDAEQIRKIAEQPTGEWIGPENPEDEARGFTEAADKAGRTALLVLYNIPHRDCGQYSQGGAADGNAYRDWIDGVAKGIGDRSATIILEPDAVLHLVDGCTPDEFHEERYDLLNGAVEKLKSLKNTKVYVDAGNVGWGDPDQIFEPLQRAGIDQADGFSVNVSNFYRTEDSIQYGKNLSAKVGNKPFVIDTSRNGNGPYEEGNPDERWCNPPGRALGETPTTKTADPLVDAYVWVKRPGESDGECKGGPKAGDWWAEYALGLAKASK, from the coding sequence ATGTACGGCAGTAGGGGGGCCCGGAGGGGGGCGTCCGCGATGGTGCTGGGGGCTGCACTGCTGATCGCGGGATGCTCTTCCGACGACGGGGGTGACGAGCCGGAGAACGCGGCCGGCATCACCCAACAGCCCAAGGAGGTCGACCCGTTCTGGGTCAACCCGGAAGGCAACGCGGCCCAGCAGGTCGCCGACTACGAGAAGGCGGGCAAGGACACCGACGCCGAGCAGATCCGCAAGATCGCCGAGCAGCCGACCGGCGAGTGGATCGGTCCGGAGAACCCGGAGGACGAGGCCCGCGGTTTCACCGAGGCCGCCGACAAGGCGGGCCGCACGGCCCTGCTGGTCCTCTACAACATCCCGCACCGCGACTGCGGCCAGTACTCACAGGGCGGCGCCGCCGACGGCAACGCCTACCGCGACTGGATCGACGGTGTCGCCAAGGGCATCGGCGACCGCTCGGCCACGATCATCCTCGAACCGGACGCGGTCCTGCACCTGGTGGACGGCTGCACCCCGGACGAGTTCCACGAGGAGCGCTACGACCTCCTCAACGGCGCCGTGGAGAAGCTCAAGTCCCTGAAGAACACCAAGGTCTACGTGGACGCGGGCAACGTCGGCTGGGGTGACCCCGACCAGATCTTCGAGCCCCTGCAACGGGCGGGCATCGATCAGGCGGACGGCTTCTCGGTCAACGTCTCGAACTTCTACCGGACCGAGGACTCCATCCAGTACGGCAAGAACCTGTCGGCCAAGGTGGGCAACAAGCCCTTCGTCATCGACACCAGCCGCAACGGCAACGGCCCCTACGAGGAGGGCAACCCGGACGAACGCTGGTGCAACCCGCCGGGCCGAGCCCTGGGAGAAACACCGACTACAAAGACGGCGGACCCGCTGGTGGACGCCTATGTCTGGGTCAAGCGCCCAGGAGAGTCGGACGGCGAGTGCAAGGGCGGCCCGAAGGCGGGTGACTGGTGGGCGGAGTACGCCCTCGGTCTGGCCAAGGCCTCCAAGTGA
- a CDS encoding glycosyltransferase family 2 protein, with amino-acid sequence MTSTPTGARPNSDPSQTTQLRVPTHRTGAFRRIKKTLPKYDYEHYSRLAGPLTQPDPNKPYRVQYRSLISQEPHRIRVALMLAAAPLLSLVLLAWLLQPEHWTERDYPAYDFLPALDIVMLVSIGLIEFFRCMNVLSNAHATLVARDPIPVVPETGTRVAFLTSFVPGKEPLEMVTKTLEAAVKLRHRGLLHVWLLDEGDDPEVKEVCARLGVHHFSRKGIAKWNQAKGPHRAKTKHGNYNAWLDAHGDDYDYFASVDTDHVPLPNYLERMLGFFRDPNVGFVIGPQVYGNYDNFVTKAAESQQFLFHALIQRAGNKYGSPMFVGTSNAVRIKALKQIGGLYDSITEDMATGFEIHRHKNPATGKKWRSVYTPDVLAVGEGPSAWTDFFTQQMRWSRGTYETILKQYWKGWYSLPPSKLFNYTMMIIFYPMSALNWILAAISCALFLGLGASGVDIDPTIWLMLYGNASALQIGLYIWNRRHNVSPHEPEGSGGVAGMVMSALSAPLYAKALIDSMLRRKSKFVVTPKGDSASPDRWFGTFRYHWYFILIFGASIAAGFVYGHAHPAMVIWATFAMLITATPIFAWRHMLRQAKKKPPVPREPEQVAPMVPHQAQPQPLPAQPGAHHSPQHKPSWAASQGGGTDQTMQIALGGLGGRKE; translated from the coding sequence ATGACGTCGACGCCGACGGGCGCCCGGCCGAACTCCGACCCGTCACAAACCACTCAGCTCAGAGTGCCAACTCATCGGACCGGAGCTTTCCGCAGAATCAAGAAGACGCTGCCCAAGTACGACTACGAGCACTACAGCCGGCTCGCGGGACCCCTCACACAGCCCGATCCGAACAAGCCCTACCGGGTGCAGTACCGCTCGCTGATCTCGCAGGAGCCGCACCGCATCCGCGTCGCCCTGATGCTCGCCGCAGCCCCGCTGCTCTCGCTGGTGCTGCTGGCCTGGCTGCTGCAGCCCGAGCACTGGACCGAACGCGACTATCCCGCCTACGACTTCCTGCCGGCGCTCGACATAGTGATGCTGGTCTCGATCGGTCTGATCGAGTTCTTCCGCTGTATGAACGTCCTGTCCAACGCGCACGCCACCCTGGTCGCCCGCGACCCGATCCCGGTGGTGCCCGAGACCGGCACCAGAGTCGCCTTCCTGACCTCCTTCGTGCCCGGCAAGGAGCCGCTGGAGATGGTCACGAAGACCCTGGAGGCGGCCGTCAAGCTGCGCCACCGGGGCCTGCTCCATGTCTGGCTGCTCGACGAGGGCGACGACCCGGAGGTCAAGGAGGTCTGCGCCCGGCTCGGCGTGCACCACTTCTCCCGCAAGGGCATCGCGAAGTGGAACCAGGCCAAGGGCCCGCACCGCGCCAAGACCAAGCACGGCAACTACAACGCCTGGCTGGACGCGCACGGCGACGACTACGACTACTTCGCCTCCGTCGACACCGACCATGTCCCGCTCCCCAACTACCTGGAGCGCATGCTCGGCTTCTTCCGCGACCCGAACGTCGGCTTCGTCATCGGCCCGCAGGTCTACGGCAACTACGACAACTTCGTCACCAAGGCCGCCGAGTCCCAGCAGTTCCTCTTCCACGCGCTGATCCAGCGGGCGGGCAACAAGTACGGCTCCCCGATGTTCGTGGGTACGTCGAATGCCGTACGCATCAAGGCGCTGAAGCAGATCGGCGGTCTGTACGACTCGATCACCGAGGACATGGCGACCGGCTTCGAGATCCACCGCCACAAGAACCCGGCGACGGGCAAGAAGTGGCGTTCGGTCTACACCCCGGACGTGCTCGCGGTCGGTGAGGGCCCGAGCGCCTGGACGGACTTCTTCACCCAGCAGATGCGCTGGTCGCGAGGGACGTACGAGACGATCCTCAAGCAGTACTGGAAGGGCTGGTACTCGCTGCCGCCGAGCAAGCTCTTCAACTACACGATGATGATCATCTTCTACCCGATGTCGGCCCTCAACTGGATCCTCGCGGCGATCAGTTGTGCGCTGTTCCTGGGCCTGGGCGCCTCGGGTGTGGACATCGACCCGACGATCTGGCTGATGCTCTACGGCAACGCCTCCGCGCTCCAGATCGGCCTGTACATCTGGAACCGCCGCCACAACGTCTCGCCGCACGAGCCGGAGGGCTCCGGCGGTGTGGCCGGCATGGTGATGTCCGCGCTGTCGGCGCCGCTGTACGCCAAGGCGCTGATCGACTCGATGCTGCGCCGCAAGAGCAAGTTCGTGGTGACCCCCAAGGGCGACTCGGCCAGCCCCGACCGCTGGTTCGGGACCTTCCGCTACCACTGGTACTTCATCCTGATCTTCGGCGCCTCGATCGCCGCCGGTTTCGTCTACGGGCACGCGCACCCCGCGATGGTCATCTGGGCGACGTTCGCCATGCTGATCACCGCAACCCCGATCTTCGCCTGGCGGCACATGCTGCGGCAGGCGAAGAAGAAGCCGCCGGTTCCCCGGGAACCGGAGCAGGTGGCCCCGATGGTGCCGCACCAGGCTCAGCCGCAGCCGCTGCCGGCCCAGCCGGGCGCGCACCACAGCCCGCAGCACAAGCCGAGTTGGGCCGCCTCGCAGGGCGGCGGCACCGACCAGACCATGCAGATCGCCCTGGGTGGACTTGGGGGACGTAAGGAATGA
- a CDS encoding GAF and ANTAR domain-containing protein — MHYTTRETRLAAALVEAADTLTDGFEATDYLQRVSDHCVELLAARAAGFMLIDGGRTVSLAGSSRQRELALDLLRAQSDGGPCLDSYGTGKPVPPVSISAAHAGARWPVFTERALHHGVAATFAVPLRRRETLLGALNVFVPTLPDHSAAGGDGELRLAQALADAAAVGLQNHRAYARYRTLAGQLQEALSSRVRIEQAKGMLAERWGTGADHAFVALRQYARRRRLPLDRVAQAVIDRVADDTELRGEAGDSSSGHS; from the coding sequence ATGCACTACACCACCCGGGAGACTCGGCTGGCCGCGGCGCTCGTGGAGGCGGCGGACACCCTCACCGACGGATTCGAAGCCACCGACTACTTACAGCGGGTCTCCGATCATTGCGTGGAGCTGCTGGCCGCGCGGGCGGCCGGGTTCATGCTGATCGACGGAGGCCGTACCGTCTCGCTGGCCGGGAGCAGCCGGCAGCGAGAGCTCGCGCTGGATCTGCTCCGGGCCCAGTCCGACGGCGGCCCCTGCCTGGACAGTTACGGCACCGGGAAGCCGGTGCCGCCGGTCTCCATCAGCGCGGCGCACGCGGGTGCGCGCTGGCCGGTGTTCACCGAGCGGGCGCTGCACCACGGGGTCGCGGCGACCTTTGCGGTGCCGCTGCGCCGCCGGGAGACGCTGCTCGGCGCGCTCAATGTGTTCGTACCGACGCTGCCGGACCACTCGGCGGCGGGCGGCGACGGGGAGTTGCGGCTGGCGCAGGCGCTGGCCGACGCGGCGGCAGTGGGGCTGCAGAACCATCGCGCCTACGCCCGGTACCGCACGCTGGCGGGCCAGTTGCAGGAAGCCCTGTCCAGCAGGGTCCGCATCGAGCAGGCCAAGGGCATGCTCGCCGAGCGCTGGGGCACCGGCGCGGACCACGCCTTCGTGGCGCTACGGCAGTACGCGCGCCGACGCCGACTGCCCCTCGACCGGGTGGCGCAGGCCGTCATCGACCGGGTCGCGGACGATACGGAGTTGCGCGGCGAGGCCGGGGATTCATCCAGCGGCCACTCATAG
- a CDS encoding class F sortase yields MSGSSRSPLSGRLLTGMAWAVLLLGLWLWGRDVTDVRHGISAPTTGDMAAVGRPPDVELPPPAGPLDEAQPQRIDIPGLGVQAPVVARGLDPQGAVDPPPFDQPGVVGWYAAGAAPGAAGTALMVGHVDTETRPAVFYKISALKPGETVRVIRDDGRVAEFTVDDVQVVTRDRFDARQAYGPREPGRAELRLITCGGTFDRASRSYTANVVVSAYLTGTGL; encoded by the coding sequence ATGTCCGGCTCCAGCCGTTCCCCCCTCTCCGGCCGTCTGCTGACGGGCATGGCCTGGGCCGTGCTGCTGCTCGGGCTGTGGCTGTGGGGGCGGGACGTCACCGACGTACGTCATGGCATATCCGCGCCCACCACCGGCGACATGGCGGCGGTCGGCCGCCCGCCCGATGTCGAACTGCCGCCGCCCGCAGGCCCGTTGGACGAGGCGCAACCCCAGCGCATAGACATACCCGGCCTCGGCGTCCAGGCCCCCGTGGTGGCCCGCGGTCTCGACCCCCAGGGCGCCGTCGACCCGCCGCCCTTCGACCAGCCCGGCGTCGTCGGCTGGTACGCCGCCGGCGCGGCACCCGGCGCGGCCGGGACGGCGCTGATGGTGGGTCATGTGGACACCGAGACCCGGCCCGCCGTCTTCTACAAGATCAGCGCGCTCAAGCCCGGCGAGACGGTCCGGGTCATCCGGGACGACGGCCGGGTCGCCGAGTTCACCGTCGACGACGTCCAGGTCGTCACCCGCGACCGCTTCGACGCCCGCCAGGCCTACGGCCCCCGCGAGCCCGGCCGCGCCGAACTGCGGCTCATCACCTGCGGCGGCACCTTCGACCGGGCGAGCCGCAGCTACACGGCGAACGTCGTGGTGTCGGCGTATCTCACGGGCACCGGTCTGTGA
- a CDS encoding kelch motif-containing protein, with protein sequence MKDQAGRRRVRRLAIGTAVVLALAGMNGPWLYRVGTEKYHEYQINRPEYKADNGHWEIVEFPEEYKQNTIHAALLRTGKVLLVAGSGNNQENFDAKKFDTRIWDPVKGTIKKVPTPSDLFCTGHTQLANGNLLIAGGTKRYEKLKGDVTKAGGLMIVHNENPDKPITLPAGTRFTGKENGKTFVSKDPVLVPRAKKVFDEETGEFLRNDPGLGRIYVEAQKSGSAYETGTEDNYKVEGLSGTEARNTYGIAQKLALDKKDFQGIRDAYEFDPVAEKYIKVDPMKEARWYPTLTTLSDGKILSVSGLDDIGQLVPGKNEVYDPESKKWSYTNKVRQFPTYPALFLMQNGKVFYSGSNAGYGPDDVGRDPGVWDVDTNKFTKLPGLSDPDQLETSGTVLLPPAQDEKYMVIGGGGVGESKLSTEKTRIIDLKADGPKFVDGPSLEKGTRYPSASVLPNDSVLVSGGSEDYRGRGDSNILQARIYDPSSNSFDQVADPLVGRNYHSGSVLLPDGRVMFFGSDSLYADKANTKPGEFEQRIEIYTPPYLYQGSRPSLSKGTETIERGESGTFTSQHASSIKKVRLIRPSAATHVTDVDQRSIALDFTTEGNKVTVKVPENKNLVQAGWYMLFVVDDQGVPSEAQWVRVP encoded by the coding sequence ATGAAAGACCAGGCCGGCCGCCGCCGTGTCCGTCGACTCGCGATAGGCACGGCGGTGGTACTCGCGCTGGCCGGGATGAACGGTCCGTGGCTCTATCGCGTCGGGACCGAGAAATATCACGAGTACCAGATCAACCGACCCGAGTACAAAGCGGACAACGGTCACTGGGAGATCGTCGAGTTCCCGGAGGAGTACAAGCAGAACACCATCCACGCGGCGCTGCTGCGCACCGGCAAGGTGCTGCTCGTCGCGGGTTCCGGCAACAACCAGGAGAACTTCGACGCGAAGAAGTTCGACACCCGGATCTGGGACCCGGTCAAGGGCACGATCAAGAAGGTGCCGACGCCGAGCGATCTGTTCTGCACGGGGCACACCCAGTTGGCGAACGGCAATCTGCTGATCGCGGGCGGCACCAAGCGGTACGAGAAGCTCAAGGGCGATGTCACCAAGGCCGGCGGCCTGATGATCGTCCACAACGAGAACCCGGACAAGCCGATCACCCTGCCCGCGGGGACCAGATTCACCGGCAAGGAGAACGGCAAGACGTTCGTCTCCAAGGACCCGGTGCTGGTGCCTCGCGCGAAGAAGGTCTTCGACGAGGAGACGGGCGAGTTCCTGCGCAACGACCCGGGGCTCGGGCGGATTTACGTCGAGGCGCAGAAGAGCGGGTCCGCGTACGAGACCGGTACCGAGGACAACTACAAGGTGGAGGGGTTGTCGGGCACCGAGGCGCGTAATACGTACGGCATCGCGCAGAAGCTCGCCCTCGACAAGAAGGACTTCCAAGGCATCCGGGACGCCTATGAGTTCGATCCGGTCGCCGAGAAGTACATCAAGGTCGACCCGATGAAGGAGGCCCGCTGGTATCCGACGCTCACGACGCTGAGCGACGGGAAGATCCTCAGCGTCTCCGGGCTCGATGACATCGGGCAGTTGGTGCCGGGCAAGAACGAGGTCTACGACCCGGAGAGCAAGAAGTGGTCGTACACCAATAAGGTCCGGCAGTTCCCGACCTATCCGGCGCTGTTCCTGATGCAGAACGGGAAGGTCTTCTACTCCGGCTCCAACGCCGGATACGGGCCCGACGACGTCGGGCGTGACCCCGGTGTCTGGGACGTGGACACCAACAAGTTCACCAAGCTGCCGGGGTTGAGCGACCCGGACCAGCTGGAGACCTCCGGGACCGTGCTGCTGCCTCCGGCGCAGGACGAGAAGTACATGGTCATCGGCGGTGGCGGTGTCGGTGAGTCCAAGCTGTCCACCGAGAAGACCCGGATCATCGATCTGAAGGCGGACGGCCCGAAGTTCGTGGACGGGCCCTCGCTGGAGAAGGGGACGCGGTATCCGTCGGCCTCTGTGCTGCCGAACGACTCCGTGCTGGTGTCGGGCGGGTCCGAGGACTATCGGGGGCGGGGGGACTCCAACATCCTTCAGGCCCGGATCTATGACCCGTCGAGCAACTCCTTCGATCAGGTCGCGGATCCCCTTGTCGGGCGGAACTACCACTCCGGTTCTGTTCTGCTGCCCGACGGTCGGGTGATGTTCTTCGGATCGGACTCGCTGTATGCGGACAAGGCGAACACGAAGCCGGGGGAGTTCGAGCAGCGGATCGAGATCTATACCCCGCCGTATCTGTACCAGGGCTCCCGGCCGTCACTGTCCAAGGGGACGGAGACCATTGAGCGCGGGGAGTCCGGGACGTTCACCTCTCAGCACGCGTCTTCCATCAAGAAGGTGCGGTTGATTCGGCCCAGTGCGGCCACGCATGTGACGGACGTGGATCAGCGGTCCATCGCGCTGGACTTCACGACCGAGGGGAACAAGGTGACGGTGAAGGTGCCGGAGAACAAGAACCTTGTTCAGGCCGGGTGGTACATGTTGTTCGTTGTGGACGATCAAGGGGTGCCCTCAGAGGCCCAATGGGTTCGAGTCCCCTAA